The Caproicibacterium lactatifermentans genome contains a region encoding:
- a CDS encoding ABC transporter ATP-binding protein, whose protein sequence is MAYVSFTDVRKEYRMGDTVTAAADGVSFEIEKGEFVVMVGPSGAGKTTILNLLGGMDSCTSGKILVDGRDVSACTERQLTEYRRHDVGFVFQFYNLIQNLTALENVELASQICRSPLNPRKVLERVGLGERMDNFPAQLSGGEQQRVAIARALAKNPKLLLCDEPTGALDYVTGRQVLQLLQHTCRDNGRTVVVITHNQAFAAMADRVIHIHSGKVQKVTRNPAPLPAERIEW, encoded by the coding sequence ATGGCATACGTTTCCTTTACAGATGTACGCAAGGAGTACCGCATGGGCGACACGGTCACTGCTGCGGCAGATGGTGTAAGCTTTGAAATAGAAAAGGGCGAATTTGTCGTTATGGTTGGCCCAAGCGGCGCTGGAAAAACGACCATACTCAACCTGCTGGGCGGCATGGACAGCTGTACCTCCGGTAAGATTCTGGTGGACGGCAGGGACGTCAGTGCCTGCACGGAGCGCCAGCTGACGGAGTACCGCCGGCATGACGTGGGCTTTGTCTTTCAGTTTTACAACCTGATACAGAATCTGACGGCGCTGGAGAATGTTGAGCTTGCCTCCCAAATATGCCGCAGTCCGCTGAACCCGCGCAAAGTGCTGGAACGGGTGGGCCTTGGCGAACGAATGGACAACTTTCCGGCGCAGCTTTCCGGCGGCGAGCAGCAGCGTGTGGCCATTGCGCGCGCACTCGCAAAGAATCCAAAACTTTTGCTGTGCGACGAACCGACCGGTGCACTGGACTATGTGACGGGTCGGCAGGTTTTGCAGCTGCTGCAGCACACCTGCCGTGACAACGGCCGCACGGTTGTGGTCATTACGCACAACCAGGCGTTTGCCGCTATGGCGGACCGTGTGATTCATATTCATTCGGGAAAAGTGCAGAAGGTTACCCGGAACCCCGCTCCGCTTCCGGCAGAAAGGATAGAGTGGTAG
- a CDS encoding FtsX-like permease family protein produces the protein MKAYGKSILRSFFHSGRRFFAIFAIVALGAGFFAGISSAAPQMRSTVDGYLDQQNTMDVELLSTLGFSEQDVQAVQKSQGVQAATPSYVEDVMSRIGESDVSVRVHALPQNGANVMNRPVLISGRWPKNGQECVLDSQRLMPISLGDSITLQEQNGQKNLKYTKLKVVGLIQSPLYVSFSLGTTNIGNGQLGHYLYVLPQTFSSSAYSCMYVTAKNAKEVSAFTEDYQTKVSAVCSTLTSLGKTRAPLRRSEVTASAQKKLDASRKTYETQKMDAQKQLASAQKKLTTAETQIAANEKKLAEARRQTAAGEKQLTQAKTQYQQGLTEYTAQKKQAESRFTAAEEQLRSGREALAQAQQKLMASRAELTSQEAKLSDAKTELAAQKQKLTAAQTQLEQSRQKLKGASTAVEQARAALAQLETAGQGASTEAAALREQIEAYDKGTQQLAASEKELNENREKWQRAQEQYEKQAAAAQPKLQAAHKKLAEGETQISAQKAKLASGGTAYQSQKQRTEQQLAEAAQKLSAAKTQIQRNTQKLAAAKAETEAGQKKLNAASVEVRKNRAAFEKSRTQTQEKLAAAEKQLTNGEQQLRQVKMPVWYVLDRDKNVGFHSFTLDADRMQSISRLFPAFFFLVAALVVLTTMTRMVEEERIEIGAYKAMGFSERSIARRYLLYALLVSVLGSVTGVVIGCLTLPPVCWNAYRIMYSAPPMTAHVVPFYALIGCLLAVGVTLLSTWGACRAVLCEKTAALLQPKAPKPGRRILLERLTPLWKHMNFTAKVTARNLFRYKKRLIMTVVGIAGCTGLILTGFGIRDSVRHVVYDQYYSVNQYNTVISLQDGGLSTGAKRIMQDSSQFQKWMLYTNRSVDISNPSGTSMTGNLMVLQNAAGLQKFVHLRDRRTHAPVAFGSNSVVVTEKLADRLGLRVGGHVVVPDGSGKKRTFTVTGITENYIYHYVYIAPAVYQKVTGETPKTNGVWASTVQPQSAHETLSRKLTQQSGVQTVAFLDDITATFDNMIRALDVIVLVLILCAGMLSFVVLYNLTNINITERTREMATLRVLGFYERESAAYIYRETTVLTALGCIGGLFLGVLMHHAVIATVEIDMCMFPRTIDPLSYLWSVLLTAAFTAAVDLLMYPRFQKINMVESLKSVD, from the coding sequence ATGAAGGCATACGGAAAATCCATCCTGCGTTCCTTTTTCCACTCCGGCCGGCGTTTCTTTGCTATTTTTGCGATTGTAGCGCTGGGCGCCGGTTTTTTTGCGGGCATTTCCTCTGCGGCGCCGCAGATGCGCAGTACGGTAGACGGATACCTTGACCAGCAGAATACCATGGATGTGGAGCTGCTTTCCACGCTTGGCTTTTCCGAGCAGGATGTGCAGGCGGTGCAGAAAAGTCAGGGTGTGCAGGCGGCAACGCCCTCTTATGTGGAGGACGTCATGAGCCGCATCGGCGAATCGGACGTTAGTGTACGTGTCCATGCACTGCCGCAGAATGGAGCGAACGTCATGAACCGCCCCGTGCTGATTTCCGGCCGCTGGCCGAAAAATGGGCAGGAATGCGTGCTGGACAGTCAGCGTCTTATGCCTATTTCCCTCGGGGATTCCATCACCCTGCAGGAACAAAATGGGCAGAAAAATCTGAAGTACACGAAGCTAAAGGTTGTTGGGCTGATACAGTCACCTTTATATGTCAGCTTTTCGCTGGGTACGACCAATATCGGCAACGGACAGCTCGGTCATTATCTGTATGTGCTGCCACAGACTTTTTCTTCATCGGCGTATTCCTGTATGTATGTCACGGCAAAAAATGCAAAAGAAGTCAGCGCCTTTACGGAAGATTATCAAACAAAGGTGTCTGCCGTGTGCAGTACGCTGACATCTTTGGGCAAAACGCGTGCGCCGCTGCGCCGAAGTGAAGTGACCGCCAGTGCGCAGAAAAAGCTGGACGCAAGCCGAAAAACCTATGAAACGCAGAAAATGGATGCACAGAAACAGCTGGCATCCGCGCAGAAAAAGCTGACCACTGCCGAAACACAGATAGCGGCAAACGAAAAAAAGCTAGCAGAGGCCCGTCGGCAGACAGCCGCTGGTGAAAAACAGCTTACACAGGCAAAAACGCAGTATCAGCAGGGGCTTACAGAATATACAGCGCAAAAAAAGCAGGCAGAAAGCCGTTTTACCGCCGCCGAAGAACAGCTGCGGAGCGGCCGTGAAGCATTGGCACAGGCACAGCAGAAACTAATGGCCAGCCGTGCGGAGCTGACCTCACAGGAAGCAAAGCTGTCAGATGCAAAAACGGAGCTGGCGGCCCAAAAGCAAAAGCTTACTGCGGCGCAGACACAGCTGGAGCAGTCGCGGCAGAAACTGAAGGGCGCTTCCACCGCGGTGGAACAGGCGCGGGCGGCGCTTGCCCAGCTGGAGACGGCCGGACAGGGTGCCAGTACCGAAGCGGCGGCACTGCGCGAACAAATAGAAGCCTATGACAAAGGAACCCAGCAGCTTGCCGCATCTGAAAAAGAACTCAACGAAAATCGTGAAAAATGGCAGCGGGCACAGGAACAGTATGAGAAGCAGGCTGCCGCCGCACAGCCAAAGCTGCAGGCTGCCCACAAAAAGCTTGCAGAGGGGGAAACGCAGATTTCCGCTCAAAAAGCGAAGCTTGCAAGCGGTGGGACCGCCTACCAAAGCCAAAAGCAGCGCACGGAACAGCAGCTGGCGGAGGCTGCACAAAAGCTTTCTGCGGCAAAAACGCAAATCCAGCGAAATACCCAAAAGCTCGCCGCAGCCAAAGCGGAAACAGAGGCCGGACAGAAAAAACTGAATGCTGCCTCGGTGGAGGTACGCAAAAACCGCGCCGCCTTTGAAAAGAGCCGCACACAAACACAGGAAAAGCTTGCCGCAGCCGAAAAACAGCTGACAAACGGTGAACAGCAGCTGCGGCAGGTGAAAATGCCGGTGTGGTATGTGCTGGACCGGGACAAAAATGTCGGTTTCCATAGCTTTACGCTTGACGCCGACCGCATGCAGTCTATTTCCCGCCTATTCCCTGCCTTTTTCTTCCTGGTCGCGGCGCTGGTCGTGCTGACGACCATGACACGCATGGTGGAAGAAGAACGTATCGAAATCGGTGCCTATAAAGCAATGGGCTTTTCGGAGCGGTCCATTGCGCGCAGGTACCTATTGTATGCACTGCTGGTCAGTGTGCTGGGCAGTGTCACCGGCGTTGTCATTGGATGTTTGACACTGCCGCCGGTTTGTTGGAACGCTTACCGCATTATGTACAGCGCGCCGCCCATGACCGCGCACGTTGTCCCATTTTATGCGCTGATAGGCTGCCTGCTGGCGGTGGGTGTTACCCTGCTGTCCACATGGGGTGCGTGCCGGGCAGTCCTGTGCGAAAAAACGGCGGCGCTTTTGCAGCCAAAGGCCCCGAAACCCGGCCGCCGAATTTTGCTGGAACGTTTGACACCACTGTGGAAACACATGAATTTCACAGCAAAAGTCACAGCGCGCAACCTGTTCCGCTATAAAAAGCGGCTGATTATGACGGTTGTTGGAATTGCCGGCTGCACCGGGCTGATTCTTACGGGATTCGGTATCCGCGACAGTGTGCGCCATGTGGTATATGACCAATACTACAGTGTCAACCAGTACAATACGGTCATCAGCCTGCAGGACGGCGGCCTTTCCACCGGCGCAAAAAGGATTATGCAGGACTCCTCGCAGTTTCAGAAATGGATGCTGTACACCAACCGTTCCGTGGATATTTCCAACCCGTCCGGAACGTCTATGACTGGCAATCTGATGGTGCTGCAGAATGCGGCGGGCCTTCAAAAATTCGTTCATTTGCGGGACCGCCGGACACACGCCCCGGTCGCTTTCGGCAGCAACAGTGTGGTGGTGACGGAAAAACTGGCGGACCGGCTGGGCCTGCGTGTCGGCGGCCATGTGGTGGTTCCGGACGGCAGCGGAAAAAAACGGACGTTTACGGTAACCGGCATTACGGAAAACTATATTTATCACTATGTCTATATTGCACCGGCTGTTTACCAAAAAGTGACCGGTGAAACGCCGAAAACGAATGGTGTGTGGGCCAGCACTGTGCAGCCGCAGAGTGCACATGAAACACTCAGCCGAAAGCTGACACAGCAGAGCGGCGTGCAGACAGTGGCCTTTTTGGACGATATCACAGCGACCTTTGACAACATGATTCGTGCACTGGATGTGATTGTTCTAGTACTGATTTTGTGTGCGGGAATGCTTTCCTTTGTTGTGCTGTACAACCTAACCAATATCAATATTACGGAACGCACACGGGAAATGGCAACTCTGCGTGTGCTGGGCTTTTATGAGCGGGAAAGCGCCGCGTATATTTACCGCGAAACAACGGTGCTTACGGCGCTTGGCTGTATTGGCGGGCTGTTTCTGGGCGTGCTGATGCACCACGCTGTGATTGCCACGGTCGAGATAGATATGTGTATGTTCCCGCGCACCATTGACCCGCTGTCTTACTTGTGGAGCGTGCTGCTGACGGCAGCCTTCACGGCCGCGGTCGATTTGCTGATGTATCCCCGCTTCCAGAAAATCAATATGGTGGAGAGTCTGAAATCCGTGGACTAA
- a CDS encoding Smr/MutS family protein — protein sequence MTEYRHGSVVELDIHGETRESAMHLLTHWLSHTPADVQEVRVIHGCHGGTVLRDMVRRQLKHPRIASKLITLNPGETRLILKKG from the coding sequence ATGACGGAATACCGGCATGGCTCTGTAGTAGAACTGGACATTCACGGTGAAACGCGGGAAAGCGCCATGCACCTTTTAACACACTGGCTTTCCCATACACCGGCTGATGTGCAGGAGGTACGGGTGATTCACGGCTGCCACGGGGGCACGGTCCTGCGGGACATGGTGCGCAGGCAGCTGAAGCACCCGCGCATTGCTTCCAAACTCATTACGCTGAACCCCGGTGAAACCAGACTAATTCTGAAAAAAGGCTGA
- the mfd gene encoding transcription-repair coupling factor, translated as MKFIANALSHMGEYQTLLEAVRQHRFPAAVTGLSGIHKANLIYSLWVHTGRRVFLIAGDEPEANRMAGDLSAQGMRALYYPVRDFTLRGDETASHEYEHKRLQVLSRLTAGGCDAVICCIDGALQDTIPPEELRKRTRTLAPGDTVAPEKVEKLLLNCGYERAAQVEGPGQFARRGGILDLFSPGNSAPVRAEFWGDEIDTLSSFDTQTQRRTVPVDSVCISPAAEALADNTASLAARLRRIASSLRGKNAPLARPILQEQADSLEQGVALSCMDKFLPILYDQPACLLDYCAENDLLFVSETVNVKEKMRTAQLHWNEDLKGYLEEGVLCRHLDDYNQTWTDALSYFEKRDTIFLDTFARGSYEIPVQTLLNFTARQLSVWGGSVQVLTEDLSEMLRKKWSCAVLAGNERSTHTIVTDLLAAGINAYYTEDTQEIARGAVAVLPGSLSAGAEWPGAFLGILTHGRLLQSDGRRRKKHSKNSRPLSSLSELQPGDYVVHESHGIGIYQGIQKIDTHGIVKDYLKIQYAKGDILYVPVTQLDLVSRYIGPREDASMHLHRLGGTEWEKTKTRVRRAVRDMAKELIQLYAARMQAKGFAFSPDCDMQRDFESRFEFDETDDQLRCVEEIKADMEKQAPMDRLLCGDVGFGKTEVALRAAFKCICDGKQCALLVPTTILAWQHYQTALRRMEGFPVNIELLSRFRTPKQQQKIIDKLHHGSIDLIIGTHRLISKDVEFRDLGLVIIDEEQRFGVAQKEKLKHLCNNVDVLTLSATPIPRTLDMAMSGIRDMSVLEEAPHDRHPVQTYVMEHDEGVLADAVRRELRRGGQVYWLHNDVASITRVAARLKARVPEAHIGIGHGKMSEQELSEVWRQLIDHEIDVLVCTTIIETGVDVPNANTLIIDNADRMGLSQLHQIRGRVGRSSRRAYAYFTFQPNKALSEIAQKRLSAIREFTEFGSGFKIALRDLEIRGAGNILGGEQHGHMEAVGYEMYLKLLGDAVAAEKGEAPPQGEECVMDLPLQAHISESYISDNSGRLEMYRRIADIRSDADALDVTDELIDRYGDPPKSVQGLIQIALLRNMAGLCGVTEVKEGQGQLQLYQKKLNMQWISQLSARYPGRVLVNAGQKPYIAVHPQPGEDILALLKDILESSPAAPSGSSSKASAKQMDKCTSV; from the coding sequence ATGAAATTTATTGCAAATGCCCTTTCCCATATGGGAGAATATCAGACTTTGCTGGAGGCTGTGCGCCAGCATAGGTTTCCGGCGGCGGTTACCGGATTGTCCGGCATCCATAAGGCAAACCTGATTTATTCTCTGTGGGTGCATACCGGCCGCCGGGTGTTCCTTATTGCCGGCGACGAACCGGAGGCAAATCGGATGGCAGGTGACCTTTCTGCGCAGGGAATGCGTGCCCTGTATTATCCGGTGAGGGACTTTACGCTGCGCGGCGATGAAACCGCTTCCCATGAATATGAACACAAACGACTGCAGGTGCTGTCCCGCCTGACGGCCGGCGGCTGTGATGCCGTTATCTGCTGTATCGACGGCGCCCTGCAGGATACCATTCCACCGGAGGAACTGCGCAAGCGCACACGAACCCTTGCGCCCGGAGATACCGTTGCTCCGGAGAAAGTGGAAAAACTGCTGCTGAACTGTGGCTATGAGCGTGCGGCACAGGTGGAAGGCCCTGGCCAGTTTGCCCGCCGCGGCGGCATTTTGGATCTTTTTTCACCGGGAAACAGTGCCCCCGTGCGTGCGGAATTTTGGGGAGACGAAATCGACACGCTTTCTTCTTTTGATACACAAACACAGCGGCGAACGGTTCCAGTCGACAGTGTCTGCATATCTCCGGCAGCGGAAGCCCTGGCGGATAATACAGCCTCGCTGGCAGCGCGGCTGCGCAGGATTGCATCTTCTCTGCGGGGGAAAAATGCACCGCTCGCGCGGCCAATTTTACAGGAACAGGCTGATTCTCTGGAACAGGGTGTGGCCCTTTCATGCATGGACAAATTCCTGCCGATTCTGTATGACCAGCCAGCCTGCCTGCTTGACTATTGCGCAGAAAACGACCTTTTATTTGTCAGTGAAACCGTCAATGTTAAAGAAAAAATGCGCACAGCGCAGCTGCACTGGAACGAGGACCTGAAAGGGTATCTGGAGGAGGGCGTGCTGTGCAGACATTTAGACGATTACAATCAAACATGGACCGACGCACTGTCCTATTTTGAAAAGCGGGATACCATTTTTCTGGATACCTTTGCCCGCGGCAGTTATGAGATTCCTGTTCAGACACTGCTCAACTTTACAGCCCGTCAGCTTTCCGTTTGGGGAGGTTCCGTGCAGGTGCTGACCGAGGACCTGTCCGAAATGCTGCGCAAAAAATGGTCTTGTGCGGTATTGGCCGGCAATGAGCGCAGCACGCATACCATCGTGACCGACCTGCTTGCCGCGGGCATTAACGCCTACTATACAGAGGATACACAGGAAATTGCGCGCGGTGCGGTCGCAGTGCTGCCCGGCTCCCTTTCAGCTGGCGCGGAATGGCCCGGTGCCTTTTTGGGAATTCTTACGCATGGCCGGCTGCTGCAGTCCGACGGCCGCCGCCGCAAAAAGCACAGCAAAAACAGCCGCCCGCTTAGTTCTCTGTCTGAGCTGCAGCCGGGGGATTATGTTGTGCATGAAAGCCACGGCATTGGTATTTATCAGGGTATACAAAAAATAGATACCCACGGTATTGTGAAAGATTATCTGAAAATTCAGTATGCCAAGGGAGATATCCTGTATGTTCCGGTGACACAGCTGGACCTTGTCAGCCGCTACATTGGGCCGCGGGAGGACGCTTCCATGCATCTGCACCGGCTGGGCGGCACCGAATGGGAAAAAACCAAAACGCGTGTCCGCCGTGCGGTGCGCGATATGGCAAAAGAATTGATTCAGCTGTATGCAGCGCGTATGCAGGCAAAAGGCTTTGCTTTCTCCCCCGACTGCGATATGCAGCGTGACTTTGAAAGCCGGTTTGAGTTTGATGAAACCGATGACCAGCTGCGCTGCGTTGAGGAAATTAAGGCAGACATGGAGAAGCAGGCACCCATGGACAGGCTGCTTTGCGGGGACGTGGGCTTTGGCAAAACAGAGGTTGCTCTGCGCGCGGCATTCAAATGTATTTGTGACGGCAAACAGTGTGCGTTGCTGGTGCCGACGACCATTTTGGCATGGCAGCATTATCAAACTGCCCTGCGCCGTATGGAGGGCTTCCCTGTCAATATTGAGCTGCTGTCCCGCTTCCGTACCCCTAAACAGCAGCAGAAGATTATCGATAAGCTGCACCATGGCAGCATTGATTTGATTATTGGCACACACAGGCTCATCAGCAAAGATGTGGAGTTCCGCGACTTGGGTTTGGTAATTATCGATGAGGAACAGCGCTTTGGTGTGGCACAAAAAGAAAAACTCAAGCACCTGTGCAACAATGTCGATGTGCTTACCTTGTCGGCAACGCCGATTCCGCGTACCCTCGACATGGCCATGTCCGGCATTCGGGACATGAGCGTTCTGGAGGAAGCCCCCCATGACCGTCATCCAGTGCAGACGTATGTCATGGAGCACGATGAGGGCGTTTTGGCAGACGCCGTCCGGCGGGAACTGCGCCGCGGTGGGCAGGTTTACTGGCTGCACAATGATGTTGCTTCCATCACGCGTGTGGCAGCACGGCTGAAGGCCCGTGTGCCGGAGGCACACATTGGCATTGGTCACGGCAAAATGAGCGAACAGGAACTTTCGGAAGTATGGCGGCAGCTGATAGACCACGAAATTGATGTACTGGTCTGTACCACTATCATTGAAACCGGCGTAGATGTGCCGAATGCCAATACCTTAATTATTGACAACGCGGACCGAATGGGCCTGTCACAGTTGCACCAGATACGCGGCCGTGTGGGGCGCAGTTCCCGCCGGGCCTACGCGTACTTTACATTCCAGCCGAATAAGGCACTGTCCGAAATTGCCCAGAAACGCCTATCGGCAATACGTGAGTTTACGGAGTTCGGCTCTGGTTTTAAGATTGCCCTGCGGGACTTGGAAATTCGCGGCGCGGGCAATATACTGGGAGGAGAACAGCACGGTCACATGGAGGCGGTTGGCTACGAAATGTACCTAAAGCTGCTGGGCGATGCCGTGGCTGCCGAAAAAGGAGAGGCGCCGCCGCAGGGCGAGGAGTGCGTCATGGACTTGCCGCTGCAGGCACATATTTCGGAGTCGTATATCAGTGACAACAGCGGCAGGCTGGAAATGTACCGCCGCATTGCGGATATCCGCAGCGATGCGGACGCGCTGGATGTGACCGATGAACTGATTGACCGCTACGGTGACCCGCCCAAAAGTGTACAGGGCCTTATTCAGATTGCCCTATTGCGCAACATGGCCGGTTTGTGCGGTGTAACCGAAGTAAAAGAAGGACAAGGGCAGCTGCAGCTGTACCAGAAAAAGCTGAATATGCAGTGGATTTCCCAGCTGTCGGCACGTTATCCCGGCCGTGTGCTGGTTAATGCGGGCCAAAAACCCTATATTGCGGTTCACCCACAGCCAGGCGAAGATATTTTGGCACTGCTGAAAGACATTTTGGAAAGCAGCCCTGCCGCACCGAGTGGTTCATCCAGCAAAGCAAGCGCAAAACAAATGGACAAATGTACCTCTGTGTAG
- a CDS encoding sodium-dependent transporter, producing MEEKQKSRASFTSRIGFVMAAAGSAVGLGNIWRFPYLAAKYGGGAFLLVYIILAVTFGFSLMIVEFAIGRKTHISAIEAYGKLDHRFKWLGYLASIVPIIILPYYCVIGGWVFKYFGVFISGQAGASSKDGFFSNYIGQTAEPIVWFMVFMIATAIIVMLGVEKGVEKVSRTLMPLLLILSIVTAVYSLTLPNAMAGVKYYLIPDFSHFSVNTVLAALGQLFYSLSLAMGITVTYGSYCSKKDDLEVSSTQVDIFDTGVALLAGLTIIPAVFSFSGGSQAQLQQGPGLMFVMLPKVFSSMGFGGVIAGAAFFLLVLFAALTSSIALMETVVSIFQDKLHIGRMAASILTLAISVVLGLLSSLGFGALSGVTLFGFDFLDFFDFISNSILMPLVALFTCILVGWVVGMKTIDDEVTISSKFRREKLCNVMIKWIAPIFIILILVSSVLNSLGIIKL from the coding sequence ATGGAAGAGAAACAAAAAAGCCGTGCATCCTTTACCAGCCGTATCGGTTTTGTGATGGCGGCGGCCGGTTCTGCGGTAGGTCTGGGGAACATCTGGCGCTTTCCGTATCTTGCGGCAAAGTACGGAGGCGGCGCCTTTCTGCTTGTGTACATCATTTTGGCTGTCACCTTTGGTTTCAGTCTGATGATCGTAGAGTTCGCTATTGGCCGTAAAACGCATATATCCGCTATTGAAGCGTATGGCAAGCTGGACCACCGCTTCAAGTGGCTGGGATACCTTGCCTCCATTGTGCCGATTATTATTCTGCCGTATTACTGCGTTATCGGTGGCTGGGTTTTCAAGTATTTTGGTGTCTTTATTTCCGGCCAAGCCGGTGCTTCCTCAAAAGACGGCTTCTTTTCAAATTACATTGGTCAGACAGCGGAGCCCATTGTCTGGTTTATGGTCTTTATGATTGCAACGGCCATCATCGTTATGCTTGGTGTGGAAAAAGGCGTAGAAAAAGTCAGCCGCACCCTGATGCCTCTGCTGCTCATCCTGAGTATTGTCACGGCCGTGTATTCCCTGACACTGCCAAACGCCATGGCCGGCGTCAAATATTATCTGATTCCGGACTTCTCCCATTTTTCCGTCAATACCGTGCTTGCGGCACTCGGCCAGCTGTTCTATTCCCTGAGCCTCGCCATGGGTATTACCGTTACATACGGTTCTTACTGCAGTAAGAAAGACGATTTGGAAGTATCTTCCACACAGGTAGATATCTTTGATACCGGTGTTGCTCTGCTGGCCGGCCTGACGATTATTCCAGCCGTATTTTCTTTCTCCGGCGGCAGCCAGGCACAGTTGCAGCAGGGCCCCGGGCTGATGTTCGTCATGCTGCCAAAGGTATTCAGCAGCATGGGCTTCGGTGGAGTCATTGCCGGTGCGGCATTCTTCCTGTTGGTACTGTTTGCGGCCTTAACCTCTTCGATTGCACTGATGGAAACGGTTGTGTCCATTTTTCAGGACAAACTGCACATTGGCCGCATGGCAGCCTCCATACTGACACTGGCAATTTCCGTGGTGCTTGGCCTTTTGTCTTCGCTGGGCTTCGGCGCGCTATCCGGTGTAACCCTGTTCGGCTTTGATTTCCTAGACTTCTTTGACTTTATCAGCAACAGCATTCTTATGCCGCTGGTCGCTCTGTTCACCTGTATCCTGGTCGGCTGGGTTGTTGGCATGAAGACGATTGACGACGAAGTAACCATCAGCTCGAAGTTCCGCCGTGAAAAGCTGTGCAATGTCATGATTAAATGGATTGCGCCAATCTTTATTATTCTGATTCTGGTTTCCAGTGTGCTGAACTCCCTGGGAATTATTAAGCTCTGA